From a region of the Gemmatimonas aurantiaca genome:
- a CDS encoding DUF481 domain-containing protein: MRTRLLTAAAAVFTAIHALEAQDALPKKNLEFSGTAGFTQTSGNANATTTNLGNKLKYTARGWTLGEDLAFFYGEADHKVNANFWNGGLRAERSIMERLGVYAVTRFDRNVLQGIASRFEEGFGLDWKAIVSKRDLLSLQAGGSLFQQQLTKGSTATAKRQFPAARLGLDYKHLFTELAYFQQTGEFLPNLSDSDAYLVNSESALVAPLSRRLGLKLSYLVRYNNSPPIRENVPLKTTDTFFSSGITISF, from the coding sequence ATGCGCACACGCCTTCTCACCGCGGCAGCGGCCGTCTTCACCGCGATCCATGCGCTCGAAGCGCAGGACGCTCTGCCCAAGAAGAATCTCGAGTTCTCGGGCACTGCCGGTTTCACGCAGACGAGCGGGAACGCCAACGCGACCACCACCAATCTCGGCAACAAGCTCAAGTATACGGCGCGTGGTTGGACCCTTGGAGAAGATCTGGCGTTCTTCTACGGCGAAGCCGATCACAAGGTGAACGCCAACTTCTGGAACGGCGGGTTGCGGGCCGAGCGGTCCATCATGGAGCGCCTCGGTGTGTATGCCGTCACCCGTTTCGACCGGAACGTGTTGCAGGGGATCGCGAGTCGCTTCGAAGAAGGCTTCGGTCTCGACTGGAAGGCCATCGTTTCCAAGCGCGATCTGCTCTCCCTGCAGGCCGGTGGTTCACTCTTCCAGCAGCAGCTCACGAAGGGGTCCACCGCCACGGCCAAGCGGCAGTTCCCGGCGGCGCGTCTCGGGCTCGATTACAAGCACCTGTTCACCGAGCTGGCGTATTTCCAGCAGACGGGTGAGTTCCTGCCCAATCTTTCCGACAGCGATGCCTATCTCGTGAACTCCGAGAGTGCGCTCGTGGCGCCCCTGTCGCGTCGCCTGGGACTCAAGCTGTCGTATCTGGTGCGGTACAACAACTCGCCGCCGATCCGCGAGAACGTGCCGCTCAAGACCACCGATACGTTCTTCTCCAGCGGGATCACGATCTCGTTCTGA
- a CDS encoding DUF808 domain-containing protein, translating to MMASSLLILLDDITSMLDDVALLTKVAAKKTSGVMGDDLALNAEQASGVRVDRELPVVWAVAKGSLLNKAILVPVALVISAFASWAVMPLMMLGGLFLCYEGVEKVLHKVLHPALPHDAGPAAHATADSVVTHPALTDAQRLAVETDKIKGAIRTDFVLSAEIIVIALGTMSTAPIVTQIGALSLVSVAATVFVYGLVAGIVKLDDLGLALHERGRAIGGLILRAAPWLMKSLSILGTAAMFTVGGGIIAHGVHGIDVVLDRWAHAAGSFAGVGKMLLDAALGIVAGAVLVALSLLVKKLRSR from the coding sequence ATCATGGCATCCAGCCTGCTGATTCTTCTCGACGACATCACGTCGATGCTCGACGATGTCGCCTTGCTCACCAAAGTGGCCGCCAAGAAGACATCGGGTGTGATGGGCGACGATCTCGCCCTCAATGCCGAGCAGGCGTCCGGTGTGCGCGTGGACCGTGAACTGCCCGTGGTGTGGGCGGTGGCCAAGGGATCGCTGCTGAACAAGGCCATCCTGGTGCCGGTGGCGCTCGTCATCAGTGCCTTCGCTTCGTGGGCGGTGATGCCGCTGATGATGCTCGGCGGTCTGTTCCTCTGTTATGAAGGCGTGGAGAAAGTGCTCCACAAGGTGCTGCACCCGGCGCTTCCGCACGATGCCGGACCTGCTGCGCATGCCACCGCAGATTCCGTGGTGACGCATCCCGCACTCACGGATGCGCAGCGCCTGGCGGTCGAAACAGACAAGATCAAGGGCGCCATCCGTACCGATTTTGTGCTGTCGGCCGAGATCATCGTGATTGCATTGGGCACGATGAGTACCGCACCGATCGTCACGCAGATCGGCGCGCTGAGCCTGGTCAGTGTGGCCGCCACCGTGTTCGTGTACGGGCTCGTGGCCGGCATCGTGAAACTGGACGATCTGGGGCTCGCGCTGCATGAACGCGGACGCGCCATCGGCGGCCTGATCCTCCGGGCCGCGCCCTGGCTCATGAAGAGTCTGTCGATTCTCGGCACGGCGGCCATGTTCACGGTGGGCGGTGGGATCATCGCGCACGGAGTGCATGGCATCGATGTCGTGCTGGACCGGTGGGCACATGCGGCCGGATCGTTCGCGGGCGTCGGCAAGATGTTGCTCGACGCCGCGCTCGGCATCGTGGCCGGCGCTGTGCTCGTGGCACTCTCCCTGCTCGTGAAAAAACTGCGAAGCCGGTAG
- a CDS encoding pirin family protein: MSIRPVKRIVTAQPTMEGAGVHLHRAFGFGNTSETDPFLLFDDFRNDVPKQYQAGFPWHPHRGIETITYVLAGNVEHADSLGNRGLLGAGDVQWMTAGSGIVHHEMPMGDPQGRMHGFQLWANLPSALKMTAPRYQDVKSGDIVEITDDDGTIVRIISGEFWGRRGPVDGIAANPCYLDVSVPAGVKKTLPVDAYRSTFAYIFEGSGTFRHASDNMGVLTERTAGDDDDLVRDLSGNRSLVLFDTGDEVVVRAGDAGIRFLLVSGAPIKEPVAWYGPIVMNTQTELQTAMRELREGTFIKP; the protein is encoded by the coding sequence ATGTCCATTCGTCCCGTCAAACGTATCGTCACGGCCCAGCCCACCATGGAAGGGGCGGGTGTGCACCTGCACCGCGCCTTCGGTTTCGGCAATACCAGCGAGACCGATCCATTCCTGCTGTTCGACGATTTCCGGAACGACGTGCCGAAGCAGTATCAGGCGGGTTTCCCGTGGCATCCGCACCGGGGCATCGAAACCATCACCTATGTGCTGGCCGGCAACGTCGAGCACGCCGATTCGCTGGGGAATCGTGGTCTGCTGGGCGCCGGCGACGTGCAGTGGATGACGGCGGGCAGCGGCATCGTGCACCATGAAATGCCGATGGGCGATCCGCAGGGTCGCATGCACGGCTTCCAGCTCTGGGCCAATCTGCCGTCCGCACTCAAGATGACGGCCCCGCGGTACCAGGATGTGAAGTCCGGCGACATCGTCGAAATCACCGACGACGACGGCACGATCGTGCGCATCATCTCCGGTGAATTCTGGGGCAGGCGCGGCCCCGTGGATGGCATCGCCGCCAACCCCTGTTATCTCGATGTGTCCGTGCCGGCGGGTGTGAAGAAGACGCTCCCGGTCGACGCCTATCGCAGCACATTTGCCTACATTTTCGAGGGAAGCGGAACCTTCCGGCACGCCTCGGACAATATGGGGGTGCTCACCGAGCGCACGGCCGGCGACGACGATGATCTCGTTCGGGACCTGTCGGGCAACCGCTCGTTGGTGCTCTTCGATACCGGTGACGAGGTCGTGGTGCGCGCCGGCGACGCAGGGATCCGCTTCCTGCTCGTCAGCGGTGCTCCCATCAAGGAACCGGTGGCCTGGTATGGTCCGATCGTGATGAACACCCAGACCGAACTGCAGACCGCGATGCGGGAACTTCGGGAAGGCACGTTCATCAAACCGTAA
- a CDS encoding hemolysin III family protein: MSNRSSMPDRRAGPREELANALTHGAGLLASMIGLPFLVIAAAARGERAALVGASVFGAALIALYAASTAYHAVSMPTLKRRLRVLDHAAIYLLIAGTYTPFTLGVLRGTWGWTLFGIVWTLAAIGVLFKVIVGSGRFARVSTFIYIAMGWLIIVAIKPLVLSIASGGLALLVAGGLLYTVGVVFYVDKRRAWTHPVWHLFVLGGSVCHYFAVLNYAASTR, encoded by the coding sequence ATGAGCAACCGTTCGAGCATGCCGGACCGGCGGGCAGGTCCCCGGGAGGAGCTGGCCAATGCCCTCACGCATGGCGCGGGGCTGCTCGCGAGCATGATCGGTTTGCCCTTCCTCGTGATTGCGGCGGCCGCACGCGGGGAGCGCGCCGCACTCGTTGGCGCCAGTGTATTCGGAGCCGCTCTGATCGCGCTGTATGCCGCCAGCACGGCGTACCACGCCGTCTCGATGCCGACGCTCAAGCGGCGTCTGCGTGTGCTCGATCATGCGGCCATCTATCTGCTGATCGCCGGTACCTACACACCGTTCACCCTGGGGGTGTTGCGCGGCACGTGGGGGTGGACGCTCTTCGGTATCGTGTGGACACTGGCGGCCATCGGGGTGTTGTTCAAGGTCATCGTGGGGAGCGGCCGCTTCGCCAGGGTGTCGACGTTCATCTACATCGCGATGGGCTGGCTGATCATCGTCGCCATCAAGCCTCTCGTGCTGTCCATTGCCTCGGGGGGACTGGCGCTGCTCGTGGCCGGCGGGCTGCTCTACACGGTCGGAGTGGTGTTCTACGTGGACAAGCGGCGTGCGTGGACCCATCCGGTGTGGCACCTGTTCGTGCTCGGCGGGAGCGTGTGCCACTACTTCGCGGTGCTCAACTACGCGGCTTCCACCCGCTGA
- a CDS encoding VanZ family protein encodes MPAHMRHPPSSPFPRLVPSEHARRAAREPFRLRRTADFTALRLGRAILGYLVLMMGIITLAPFRFQLTPAHGLTDIWNPTDLIMNVLMFMPFGFVYQLTRPRGAPLNWSRVVLLGGGISATIEVIQLFSPTRYTSLVDLLTNTAGAFLGAWFFTRVAGMVRDEEAVQSFALELPLMGLIYLLTPLCWLIGLGSEGEQRRWLILLIAIMAGGIIGAVHAAYIAPRRTDGRAWMVGIAAGWVLVAILPGAFGDRTLVLAGATLTLGVALLRSIATARLIAHDRASRFEVPTLRMLLPVFSIYLALSSLWPLNDVTTTWRWTLALMPTGVALSQPLVYRALEHVAAFTLVGYISAEFYGRDTRSFVRTLPRLLSWTTSVSLLLQIGRGFHESMGASGLLFVLTQLAAVYGAWLYVLQRTHVQALVQRRRLIRRLRQGA; translated from the coding sequence ATGCCCGCGCATATGCGACACCCGCCATCGTCCCCGTTCCCACGTCTGGTTCCTTCTGAACACGCCCGCCGTGCGGCCCGTGAACCCTTTCGCCTCCGGCGGACCGCGGATTTCACGGCGCTGCGGCTGGGGCGGGCGATCCTCGGGTATCTCGTGCTGATGATGGGAATCATCACACTGGCGCCGTTCCGGTTTCAGCTCACCCCCGCTCACGGTCTCACGGACATCTGGAATCCCACGGATCTGATCATGAACGTCCTCATGTTCATGCCCTTCGGCTTCGTGTATCAACTGACCCGGCCGCGTGGCGCCCCGCTGAACTGGTCCCGTGTCGTGCTGCTGGGCGGCGGCATCAGTGCCACCATCGAGGTGATCCAGCTCTTCTCCCCGACGCGCTACACCTCGCTGGTGGATCTCCTCACCAACACCGCCGGCGCCTTCCTGGGCGCATGGTTCTTCACCCGCGTGGCGGGCATGGTCCGTGACGAGGAAGCCGTCCAGAGTTTTGCGCTCGAACTGCCGCTCATGGGACTCATCTATCTCCTGACTCCCCTCTGCTGGCTGATCGGCCTTGGCAGCGAAGGGGAGCAGCGGCGATGGTTGATCCTGCTCATCGCCATCATGGCCGGCGGGATCATCGGCGCGGTGCATGCCGCCTACATCGCGCCCCGCCGCACCGACGGACGGGCCTGGATGGTCGGAATCGCCGCGGGATGGGTACTGGTGGCGATCCTGCCCGGAGCGTTCGGGGATCGCACGCTCGTGTTGGCGGGCGCCACGCTCACGCTGGGCGTCGCCCTGCTGCGAAGCATCGCGACCGCGCGCCTCATCGCACACGATCGGGCATCACGTTTCGAAGTGCCCACGTTGCGGATGTTGCTGCCGGTCTTCTCGATCTACCTGGCGCTGTCATCGTTGTGGCCCCTCAACGATGTCACGACGACCTGGCGGTGGACTCTCGCGCTGATGCCGACCGGGGTCGCGTTGTCCCAACCGCTGGTCTATCGCGCTCTGGAGCACGTGGCCGCGTTCACGCTGGTGGGTTACATCAGCGCCGAGTTCTACGGCCGTGACACACGCAGTTTCGTGCGCACGCTTCCGCGTCTGCTTTCATGGACGACCAGTGTCAGCCTGCTGTTGCAGATCGGCCGTGGTTTCCATGAAAGCATGGGCGCGAGTGGTTTGCTCTTCGTGCTGACACAGCTCGCCGCCGTCTACGGCGCCTGGCTCTATGTGCTCCAGCGCACGCACGTGCAGGCGCTCGTCCAGCGCCGAAGACTCATCCGCCGTTTGCGACAGGGGGCCTGA
- a CDS encoding DUF481 domain-containing protein — protein sequence MPFRFSRALLVSMLLVGAWPGASGHLDAQSTAGVSTGSPTTTMQTSKDGKPSSPVPAKKKAVDFTASMGYAQTQGNATARNINVGNTLTYRAAGWIVRQDLAFMYGEANDKVSTNFWNGGIRGDRTLMNRVALFMASRYDRNVPQGVANRFQQGIGINVLAFDDSHNKLNVAVGGSLFSQDLLPGVTAKVSRAFPAARAAVDYRYRFNKLAFLQHTAEYLPAVGDTATAYFVNTESTIVAPISRNVGLKVGYVIRYNSEPPVRNDQQLRTTDMFFSSGLTLTFR from the coding sequence ATGCCGTTTCGTTTCTCTCGTGCATTGCTGGTGAGCATGCTGTTGGTCGGAGCCTGGCCTGGCGCTTCGGGGCATCTGGACGCCCAGAGTACGGCAGGAGTCAGCACGGGTAGTCCGACCACGACCATGCAGACATCGAAGGACGGCAAGCCATCCTCGCCGGTGCCCGCGAAGAAAAAAGCCGTCGATTTCACCGCTTCGATGGGCTACGCACAAACGCAGGGCAATGCGACGGCCCGCAACATCAATGTTGGCAATACGCTGACCTATCGCGCGGCGGGATGGATCGTCAGGCAGGACCTGGCGTTCATGTACGGAGAAGCGAACGACAAGGTCAGCACGAACTTCTGGAACGGCGGTATCCGCGGAGATCGGACGCTGATGAACAGGGTGGCGCTCTTCATGGCCTCGCGTTACGATCGCAACGTACCGCAGGGGGTGGCCAACCGTTTTCAGCAAGGCATCGGCATCAACGTGCTCGCCTTCGACGACAGCCACAACAAGCTGAACGTGGCCGTCGGCGGTTCGTTGTTCTCGCAGGATCTCCTGCCCGGTGTGACCGCCAAGGTCTCCCGCGCGTTTCCCGCCGCCCGCGCCGCCGTCGACTACCGCTATCGCTTCAACAAGCTCGCGTTTCTGCAGCATACGGCCGAGTATCTGCCGGCCGTCGGGGACACGGCCACGGCCTACTTCGTGAATACCGAGAGCACGATCGTGGCGCCGATTTCGAGGAACGTGGGGCTGAAGGTCGGGTACGTGATCCGCTACAATTCGGAACCACCGGTCCGCAACGATCAGCAGCTTCGCACCACCGACATGTTTTTCTCGTCGGGACTCACCCTCACTTTCCGATGA
- a CDS encoding serine hydrolase — MRSAVIAATLVLSASLTLPAFSPASLIAQRAGAPRQTAGRGAPAYVPPAGSWERRSPGAVGLDSARLADAVAFAVSKESRTPRDLELNHYATFGREPLGDPIGPLPPRGGATGIIVKNGYVVATWGDPDAQEITNSVTKSFVSTVVGLAVDAGKIRSVHDTVAKYVPPIVRARPNGIGYARDWPGTDRLLTPFDSPHNRRITWDHLLRQVSDWEGTLWGKPEWADRPAQNSATWTTRPREEPGRVYEYNDTRVNVLALAALQVWRRPLPEVLKERIMDPIGASDTWRWYGYDNSWIVLDGREVQSVSGGGHWGGGMIINAWDMARFGLLTLRRGQWGDRQLLSDAWVTQALTPTPAQKTYGYMNWFVNPDRSYLSAAPPEAFVHVGAGNNYIYVDPVNDLVAVVRWMDSNGSLNQFIEKLLASQSRR, encoded by the coding sequence ATGAGATCTGCCGTCATCGCCGCGACGCTCGTTCTGTCTGCAAGTCTCACCCTCCCGGCATTCTCGCCAGCCTCCCTGATCGCGCAGCGTGCGGGTGCGCCGCGACAGACCGCCGGGCGTGGGGCGCCCGCCTACGTTCCGCCGGCTGGCAGTTGGGAGCGTCGTTCCCCGGGTGCGGTGGGACTCGATTCGGCGCGACTGGCCGATGCGGTGGCCTTTGCGGTCAGCAAGGAAAGCCGCACGCCGCGCGATCTCGAACTCAATCACTACGCCACCTTCGGCCGTGAGCCGCTCGGCGATCCCATCGGCCCCCTGCCGCCGCGGGGGGGAGCCACCGGCATCATCGTGAAGAACGGCTACGTGGTGGCCACCTGGGGCGATCCCGACGCGCAGGAAATCACGAACAGCGTCACGAAGAGCTTCGTGAGCACCGTGGTGGGGCTGGCCGTCGACGCCGGCAAGATCCGCAGTGTTCACGACACGGTCGCGAAGTACGTGCCACCCATCGTGCGGGCCCGTCCCAACGGTATCGGATATGCCCGCGATTGGCCGGGCACCGATCGGCTGCTCACCCCATTCGATTCTCCGCACAACCGGCGTATCACCTGGGATCATCTGCTCCGTCAGGTGAGTGACTGGGAAGGCACGCTGTGGGGCAAGCCGGAATGGGCCGACCGACCGGCGCAGAATTCCGCCACCTGGACGACACGTCCGCGTGAAGAGCCGGGCCGTGTCTACGAGTACAACGACACGCGGGTGAATGTGCTGGCCCTGGCCGCGCTGCAGGTATGGCGCCGTCCGCTGCCCGAGGTGCTGAAGGAACGGATCATGGATCCGATCGGGGCGTCGGACACCTGGCGCTGGTACGGCTATGACAATTCGTGGATCGTGCTGGACGGCCGGGAAGTGCAGAGCGTGAGCGGTGGTGGCCATTGGGGCGGCGGCATGATCATCAATGCGTGGGACATGGCCCGCTTCGGCCTGCTCACCCTGCGCCGCGGCCAATGGGGCGATCGTCAGTTGCTCAGCGATGCGTGGGTCACCCAGGCCCTCACACCGACGCCGGCGCAGAAGACGTACGGGTACATGAACTGGTTCGTGAACCCCGATCGTTCGTATCTCTCCGCCGCGCCCCCAGAGGCATTCGTGCACGTGGGAGCCGGCAACAACTACATCTACGTGGATCCGGTGAACGATCTCGTCGCGGTCGTCCGCTGGATGGACAGCAACGGCAGCCTCAATCAGTTCATCGAGAAACTGCTGGCGTCGCAGAGTCGGCGATGA
- a CDS encoding DUF4097 family beta strand repeat-containing protein, giving the protein MVCRTIGVAGLLLALCDRADATPSLGGGATPVDRGFSVTPDVVVRIYVPKGKLRVQVWDRDSIHVRGQMSDGASFFGGGSRTHVKLGVEARVASDPRLPEADWVVHIPRRTRVWVKQIDGDLEVTGTSAELEAYTVRGRMVVHDVSGNTMLESIDAPVTVQNGRGDLRVRGSKGAVVLQHVQGTVSVATVSGPVTVQAARFDGRVETIGGDVIVERPELGKAELEIQTHSGGVTLRVDPRSAPRLTLSSRAGPPVGDVMAGSAEHGQLTVRSFKGRITVQALR; this is encoded by the coding sequence ATGGTGTGCAGAACCATCGGCGTGGCGGGGCTGCTGCTCGCTCTGTGCGATCGTGCCGATGCAACGCCGTCGTTGGGTGGAGGAGCGACACCGGTGGACCGGGGCTTTTCGGTCACACCCGACGTGGTGGTGCGTATCTATGTGCCCAAGGGGAAACTGCGCGTGCAGGTGTGGGATCGTGACTCCATCCACGTGCGCGGCCAGATGAGTGATGGGGCGAGTTTTTTCGGAGGCGGATCACGCACGCACGTCAAGTTGGGTGTGGAGGCGCGCGTGGCCTCCGATCCGCGCTTGCCGGAAGCCGACTGGGTGGTGCACATCCCGCGCCGGACACGGGTGTGGGTGAAGCAGATCGACGGCGATCTCGAGGTCACCGGCACATCGGCGGAGCTCGAGGCGTACACGGTGCGCGGTCGCATGGTGGTGCACGATGTCTCGGGCAATACGATGCTCGAGTCCATCGACGCACCGGTGACCGTGCAGAACGGGCGCGGCGACCTGCGGGTGCGCGGCAGCAAGGGGGCCGTGGTACTGCAGCATGTGCAGGGCACGGTGTCGGTGGCGACGGTGAGCGGACCGGTGACGGTGCAGGCCGCGCGCTTCGATGGCCGTGTGGAAACGATCGGCGGGGATGTGATCGTGGAGCGGCCGGAGCTCGGGAAGGCCGAACTGGAGATCCAGACACACAGTGGCGGCGTCACGCTGCGTGTCGATCCCCGTTCGGCGCCTCGGTTGACGTTGTCGTCGCGTGCCGGCCCCCCGGTGGGTGATGTGATGGCCGGATCGGCCGAACACGGGCAACTGACGGTCCGTTCGTTCAAGGGGCGCATCACGGTGCAGGCGTTGCGATGA
- a CDS encoding serine/threonine-protein kinase gives MATSSEIPPAELAALRLALRGQYAIQRELGRGGMGIVLLARDERLDRAVALKVLPPHLAEHGETRERFLREARMAAQLSHPNIVPVYRADELGGYAFFAMGFVEGESLGERIRDRGALPPADVVRVLREVAWALAYAHARGIVHRDVKPDNILLERASGRAIVTDFGIARADFNPALTQDGYVLGTVHYMSPEQAGGDALDGRSDLYALGCIGFFALSGRLPFEGASPQAILVAHATREPPTLRSVAPDVPAALASVIDRCLRKHPGDRFATGEELADALGKALEHLEHDGRDAGGQTALSSDDAMAVWRRAAELQAEAAARLESRMRVNDTRALTAPHDGSRDGSVDGQRPPADNGAVTPTDAYRLRDVEAAAVEAGISQRFVALALDELRARPTGQALAPTVSPRRDRLATRLLGTAQRTLSVSRIFHAPPRTALQALGRTLQGPPWSLTLRDTLGGHPLDGGVLVFDLPALSSDINYKWTWTRYGVYVPQVRVSLSALPGDSRRCEVTMTIDLRHGVMANVLSWLAMASGSSVAGGALGLAVGKKAIALAGAALAGPALGGAVLFAGLTLASVAPLYRWGLRKAEGELAAALSATDVSMRAFDIFGENPTPPAHAPALPRTNPAAVGIPDV, from the coding sequence ATGGCCACATCATCCGAGATTCCGCCCGCCGAACTGGCTGCGCTGCGCCTCGCCCTGCGCGGTCAGTATGCCATTCAACGCGAACTGGGGCGCGGCGGCATGGGTATCGTGCTGCTTGCCCGCGACGAACGACTCGATCGGGCGGTGGCGCTGAAGGTGCTGCCGCCCCATCTGGCCGAACACGGCGAAACACGCGAACGCTTCCTGCGTGAAGCCCGCATGGCCGCGCAGCTCTCCCATCCCAACATCGTGCCCGTCTACCGGGCCGACGAACTGGGCGGGTATGCCTTCTTCGCCATGGGATTCGTGGAAGGCGAGTCGCTTGGCGAACGCATTCGCGACCGCGGAGCCCTGCCCCCGGCCGATGTGGTGCGCGTGCTGCGCGAAGTGGCCTGGGCGCTCGCCTACGCGCATGCCCGGGGCATCGTCCACCGCGACGTGAAGCCCGACAACATTCTGCTCGAACGCGCGAGCGGGCGGGCGATCGTCACCGATTTCGGGATCGCCCGGGCCGATTTCAATCCGGCGCTCACACAGGACGGTTACGTACTCGGGACGGTGCACTACATGAGCCCCGAGCAGGCCGGCGGAGATGCCCTCGATGGACGCAGCGATCTCTATGCCCTCGGCTGCATCGGCTTCTTCGCCCTGAGTGGACGCCTGCCCTTCGAAGGCGCGTCACCGCAGGCCATTCTCGTGGCGCATGCGACCAGAGAGCCACCCACCCTGCGCTCGGTCGCGCCCGACGTGCCGGCCGCGCTAGCGAGCGTGATCGACCGCTGTCTGCGCAAACATCCCGGCGATCGGTTCGCGACGGGCGAGGAGCTCGCCGACGCACTCGGCAAAGCCCTGGAACACCTCGAGCACGATGGACGCGACGCCGGTGGACAGACAGCGCTGTCGAGCGACGATGCGATGGCCGTGTGGCGTCGCGCCGCCGAACTGCAGGCGGAGGCGGCCGCTCGCCTGGAATCGCGTATGCGCGTCAACGACACGCGGGCGCTGACGGCGCCCCACGATGGATCGCGCGACGGATCAGTGGACGGACAGAGGCCACCGGCCGACAACGGTGCGGTCACACCCACCGATGCCTACCGCCTGCGCGATGTGGAAGCCGCCGCGGTGGAAGCTGGCATATCACAGCGTTTCGTGGCCCTCGCGCTGGACGAACTGCGCGCCAGGCCAACGGGGCAGGCACTGGCGCCCACGGTGTCGCCGCGACGCGATCGGCTGGCCACCCGCCTGCTTGGCACGGCACAACGCACCCTCTCCGTCTCACGGATCTTTCACGCGCCGCCACGCACCGCGCTCCAGGCCCTTGGCCGCACCCTGCAGGGGCCACCCTGGTCGCTCACCCTGCGCGATACGCTGGGTGGACATCCACTCGATGGCGGTGTGCTCGTGTTCGACCTGCCGGCATTGAGCAGCGATATCAACTACAAGTGGACCTGGACCCGGTACGGGGTCTACGTCCCGCAGGTCCGCGTCTCGCTGAGTGCCCTGCCGGGCGACTCCCGTCGATGCGAAGTCACCATGACCATCGACCTGCGCCATGGCGTGATGGCCAACGTGCTGAGCTGGCTCGCGATGGCCAGCGGCAGTTCGGTGGCGGGAGGCGCCCTGGGGCTCGCCGTGGGCAAGAAGGCCATCGCACTCGCCGGCGCGGCACTCGCGGGACCGGCATTGGGAGGGGCCGTCCTGTTTGCCGGCCTCACCCTGGCGAGCGTGGCGCCTCTGTACCGCTGGGGCCTGCGCAAGGCGGAGGGTGAACTCGCGGCCGCCCTGTCGGCCACCGACGTCAGCATGCGGGCATTCGACATCTTCGGTGAGAACCCCACCCCGCCGGCGCACGCCCCGGCCTTGCCGCGTACCAACCCGGCCGCCGTCGGCATTCCCGACGTCTGA
- a CDS encoding zf-HC2 domain-containing protein, protein MTNAHSPAPMEGMEGDVCTRVKQHLPAYLDGTLDAATASGMEAHAAVCPVCEELLAAATVRTVSYEPTPSMALRDATLRAVADRRRMHQWRRGGMMAALAAAAVFMITLVARHDAQGPAGTVLADSGRMAAHATPERFTGSVRAAVGEAEALANAQAASEFSALDAAMQELDAALVATPDDAELRLFRSTIRTRRDELERRVRDAAS, encoded by the coding sequence ATGACCAACGCTCACAGCCCCGCGCCGATGGAAGGCATGGAAGGCGATGTCTGTACCCGCGTGAAGCAGCATCTGCCCGCGTATCTCGATGGCACACTCGATGCCGCAACGGCATCGGGGATGGAAGCCCATGCCGCCGTGTGTCCGGTCTGCGAGGAGTTGCTCGCCGCCGCGACCGTGCGAACCGTTTCGTACGAGCCGACGCCGTCCATGGCGCTGCGTGATGCGACGCTGCGCGCGGTGGCGGATCGGCGTCGGATGCATCAGTGGCGACGGGGAGGCATGATGGCCGCACTGGCCGCGGCCGCCGTGTTCATGATCACGCTCGTTGCGCGTCATGATGCGCAGGGACCCGCGGGAACGGTGCTCGCCGACAGTGGGCGTATGGCGGCGCACGCGACACCGGAGCGGTTCACCGGATCCGTCAGGGCGGCCGTGGGAGAAGCCGAGGCGTTGGCGAATGCGCAGGCCGCGTCGGAGTTTTCGGCGCTCGATGCGGCCATGCAGGAACTCGATGCCGCGCTGGTGGCGACCCCGGACGATGCGGAGCTTCGCCTGTTCCGCTCCACGATCAGAACGCGCCGCGATGAGCTGGAGCGGCGCGTGCGGGACGCCGCCTCGTGA